The proteins below come from a single Caulobacter segnis ATCC 21756 genomic window:
- a CDS encoding ABC transporter substrate-binding protein has protein sequence MAGGLSIAGLSMAGLTACSPQKDAKSGDLSNLTLRVATYRGNPESFFAEAGVADPPYKLARTQFAGGNLIVEAINARALDFGGMSEIPPIFVAGHPGNQVRIVGVLRSDVNNQVVLLPKGSPVQDFSQLKGKRVGYVKATTSHYILLRLLNKAGLTWADITPVALSPQDGLAAFQSGALDAWIIYGVIVYQAREAGARVLTTAQGILSGNYLITAAQDALDDPARLAAIGDYVSRYRKVFDWINADGERWARVRAQATGVSQAYYEQEFRERSTASILEPISEAAIASQQAVADTFAAAKVIPARVEVKSLWNDRLTPYLK, from the coding sequence ATGGCCGGCGGCCTGTCGATCGCCGGACTTTCCATGGCGGGCCTCACTGCCTGCTCGCCCCAAAAGGACGCCAAGTCCGGCGACCTGTCGAACCTGACGCTGCGGGTGGCGACCTATCGCGGCAATCCCGAAAGCTTCTTCGCCGAGGCCGGCGTCGCCGACCCGCCCTACAAGCTAGCGCGCACCCAATTCGCCGGCGGCAACCTGATCGTCGAGGCGATCAACGCCCGCGCGCTCGACTTCGGCGGGATGAGCGAGATTCCGCCGATCTTCGTCGCGGGGCACCCGGGCAACCAGGTGAGGATCGTCGGCGTGCTGCGCAGCGACGTGAACAATCAGGTCGTGCTGCTGCCCAAGGGCTCCCCGGTCCAGGACTTCAGCCAACTGAAGGGTAAGCGCGTCGGCTATGTGAAGGCGACCACGTCGCACTACATCCTGCTGCGCCTGCTGAACAAGGCGGGGCTGACTTGGGCTGACATCACGCCCGTGGCCCTATCGCCGCAGGACGGCTTGGCCGCCTTCCAGAGCGGCGCTCTCGACGCCTGGATCATCTATGGCGTGATCGTCTACCAGGCGCGGGAGGCCGGGGCGCGGGTTCTGACCACGGCCCAGGGGATCCTCTCGGGCAACTACCTGATCACGGCCGCCCAGGACGCGCTGGACGACCCGGCGCGTCTGGCGGCGATCGGCGACTACGTGAGCCGCTACCGCAAGGTGTTCGACTGGATCAACGCCGACGGCGAGCGCTGGGCGCGCGTGCGGGCCCAGGCCACGGGCGTCAGCCAAGCCTATTACGAGCAGGAATTCCGAGAACGCAGCACCGCTTCGATCCTTGAACCGATCAGCGAGGCGGCGATCGCCTCTCAGCAGGCCGTGGCCGACACCTTCGCGGCCGCGAAGGTCATTCCAGCGCGTGTCGAGGTGAAGTCACTCTGGAATGATCGCCTGACGCCCTACCTCAAGTAG
- a CDS encoding class II aldolase/adducin family protein: MTAIPAPRAFQPGAPHPAKIDTVLPEFGSSEIPRQPTIEAERLYRKQRLAASYRLFGRYGFDMGGAGHITARDPELTDHFWVNPFGVHFSRIKVSDLMLVSHAGEIVQPPAKVPARLNRAAFAIHSQLHEARPDVVAAAHSHSLYGKAWSALGRLLDPLTQDSAAFYEDHALFEEFSGVVLDTSEGKKIAQALGPKKAVILQNHGILTVGQSVEAAVWRYLALENACQTQLLAEAAGATKPMPPEVAKHTAGQVGTEVGGFWAFQPYWEIVTEEEPDLFD, encoded by the coding sequence ATGACCGCCATCCCTGCGCCCAGGGCCTTCCAGCCCGGCGCGCCGCATCCCGCCAAGATCGACACGGTGCTGCCCGAGTTCGGCTCGAGCGAGATCCCCCGCCAGCCGACGATCGAGGCCGAGAGGCTTTATCGCAAACAGCGGCTGGCCGCCTCTTACCGGCTGTTTGGCCGCTACGGTTTCGACATGGGCGGCGCGGGCCACATCACCGCGCGCGATCCCGAACTGACCGACCACTTCTGGGTCAATCCGTTCGGCGTCCACTTCTCCCGGATCAAGGTCTCGGACCTGATGCTGGTCAGCCATGCGGGTGAGATCGTCCAGCCGCCCGCCAAGGTCCCCGCCCGCTTGAACCGCGCCGCCTTCGCCATCCATTCCCAGCTGCACGAGGCGCGCCCGGACGTCGTGGCCGCCGCCCACTCGCACTCGCTGTACGGCAAGGCCTGGTCGGCGCTGGGTCGTCTGCTGGATCCGCTGACCCAGGACTCGGCGGCCTTCTACGAGGACCACGCCCTGTTCGAGGAGTTCTCGGGCGTCGTGCTCGACACCAGCGAGGGCAAGAAGATCGCCCAGGCCCTGGGCCCGAAGAAAGCGGTGATCCTGCAGAACCACGGCATCCTGACCGTCGGCCAGTCGGTCGAAGCGGCGGTGTGGCGCTATCTGGCGCTGGAGAACGCCTGCCAGACGCAACTCTTGGCCGAAGCTGCCGGCGCCACCAAGCCGATGCCGCCCGAGGTCGCCAAGCACACCGCCGGCCAGGTCGGCACGGAGGTCGGCGGCTTCTGGGCCTTTCAGCCGTACTGGGAGATCGTCACCGAAGAAGAGCCGGATCTGTTCGACTGA
- a CDS encoding D-isomer specific 2-hydroxyacid dehydrogenase family protein — MSRIVVASQLPEVFNSVFAQHVADADIVAVPPGLTAPLPPKAKVLVAAPFRKAGGTLPDRAPPGWPFDVRWVQLVSVGIDFYPPWLFEGPIVTSARGSSAIALAEFALAAILAEAKRLPDIWIDTAERWAPQQLKLVSGSTLGLVGFGAIGEALAPRAQALGIKVLAVRRSDAAIPVPGVERVADLKTLFERSDHVVLAAPATPQTERIVNRDLLLHAKPGLHLINIARGALIDDEALLAALNEGRVARASLDVTYPEPLPEGHPFYSHPRVRLSPHTSVHTPDTRINLATQFAENLARFRTGEPLAGVVDLSRGY, encoded by the coding sequence ATGAGCCGCATAGTCGTCGCCAGTCAGTTGCCGGAGGTGTTCAATAGCGTCTTCGCCCAGCACGTGGCGGACGCCGACATCGTGGCCGTGCCACCTGGCCTGACCGCGCCCTTGCCGCCGAAGGCCAAGGTGCTGGTCGCCGCGCCGTTCCGAAAGGCGGGCGGGACCCTGCCCGACCGGGCGCCGCCTGGTTGGCCGTTCGACGTCCGCTGGGTGCAACTGGTCTCGGTCGGCATCGACTTCTATCCGCCCTGGCTGTTCGAGGGGCCGATCGTGACCTCGGCGCGCGGGTCGTCGGCCATCGCCCTTGCTGAATTCGCCTTGGCCGCGATCCTGGCCGAGGCCAAGCGCTTGCCCGACATCTGGATCGACACCGCCGAGCGCTGGGCGCCGCAGCAGCTGAAGCTGGTCTCGGGCTCGACCCTGGGCCTGGTCGGCTTCGGCGCGATCGGTGAGGCCCTGGCGCCACGCGCCCAGGCGCTTGGGATCAAGGTGCTGGCGGTCCGCCGCTCCGACGCGGCCATCCCCGTGCCTGGAGTCGAGCGCGTCGCGGACCTCAAGACCCTGTTCGAGCGGAGCGATCACGTCGTGCTGGCCGCGCCCGCGACGCCGCAGACCGAGCGGATCGTCAATCGCGATCTCCTGCTGCACGCCAAGCCTGGCCTGCATCTGATCAACATCGCTCGCGGCGCGCTGATCGACGATGAGGCCTTGCTGGCCGCCCTGAACGAGGGCCGCGTCGCCCGCGCCAGCCTGGACGTGACCTATCCCGAACCCCTGCCCGAGGGCCACCCGTTCTACAGCCATCCTCGGGTTCGGCTTTCGCCGCACACCTCGGTGCACACGCCCGACACCCGCATCAACCTGGCGACCCAGTTCGCCGAGAACCTGGCCCGCTTTCGGACCGGCGAACCCTTGGCGGGCGTCGTCGATCTGTCGCGCGGCTATTGA